Proteins found in one Strigops habroptila isolate Jane chromosome W, bStrHab1.2.pri, whole genome shotgun sequence genomic segment:
- the LOC115619251 gene encoding DNA replication complex GINS protein PSF2-like encodes MEPVEVEFLAEKELVTILLNFSLDRIHLIGVGGQGLGGWIWAPARGLKGLRTGLGEKLEEIWDQECKEDTFTLMPSPYYMELTKLLLNYASDNIPKADEICMLVKDTWDTRIAKLWLSADSFIRQQEAHAKLDNLILMEINTTRAFLTQALDHMYKLQTNLQPDESAHSQDF; translated from the exons ATGGAGCCGGTTGAGGTGGAGTTCCTGGCTGAGAAGGAGCTGGTGACGATCCTGCTCAACTTCAGCCTCGACCGGATCCACCTCATCGGGGTCGgcgggcaggggctgggggggtggATTTGGGCACCCGCCCGGGGGCTGAAGGGCCTGAGGACAGGACTTGGGG aaaaactGGAGGAAATCTGGGACCAGGAATGTAAAGAGGACACCTTCACTCTGATGCCCAGTCCCTATTATATGGAACTCACAAAGCTGCTGTTAAACTA TGCCTCAGACAACATCCCCAAGGCCGATGAGATTTGCATGCTGGTGAAGGATACCTGGGACACCCGGATAGCCAAGCTGTGGCTGTCTGCAGACAGCTTCATCAGGCAGCAGGAGGCTCATGCCAAG CTGGATAACTTAATCTTGATGGAGATCAACACAACCAGGGCTTTCCTTACTCAAGCCTTAGATCACATGTACAAGCTCCAGACTAACCTTCAGCCTGATGAGAGTGCTCATTCCCAGGATTTCTGA